One segment of Fuscovulum ytuae DNA contains the following:
- the fabA gene encoding bifunctional 3-hydroxydecanoyl-ACP dehydratase/trans-2-decenoyl-ACP isomerase, with amino-acid sequence MAAYPNSFDRDALLKCARGELFGPGNAQLPAPPMLMMDRITDISEEGGLHGKGHVVAEFDITPDLWFFDCHFPGNPIMPGCLGLDGLWQLTGFNLGWRGWQGRGYALGVGEVKLTGMVRPDRKMLTYKVDFTKALQTRRLTMGVADGIVEADGEVIYIVKDMKVALSEA; translated from the coding sequence ATGGCCGCCTATCCGAACAGCTTTGACCGCGACGCCCTCCTGAAATGCGCCCGCGGGGAACTTTTCGGTCCCGGCAATGCCCAGCTTCCCGCCCCCCCCATGCTGATGATGGACCGCATCACCGACATTTCGGAAGAAGGCGGCCTTCATGGCAAGGGCCATGTCGTGGCGGAATTCGACATCACGCCCGACCTGTGGTTCTTCGACTGCCATTTCCCCGGCAACCCGATCATGCCCGGCTGCCTTGGCCTTGATGGCCTGTGGCAACTCACGGGCTTCAACCTCGGCTGGCGCGGCTGGCAGGGTCGCGGCTACGCGCTGGGCGTGGGCGAGGTGAAGCTGACCGGCATGGTCCGCCCCGACCGCAAGATGCTGACCTACAAGGTTGATTTCACCAAGGCCCTGCAAACCCGCCGCCTGACCATGGGCGTGGCCGATGGGATCGTCGAGGCGGATGGCGAAGTGATCTACATCGTCAAGGACATGAAGGTCGCGCTCAGCGAGGCGTAA
- a CDS encoding Gfo/Idh/MocA family protein, which produces MREVRFGIIGCGLMGREFASAAARWMHLTGMKARPRIVAVCDTNPALMGWFTDALGPVQVTADYRELLANPEVEAVYCAVPHVLHAEIYPAILAAGKHLLGEKPFGMDLAQNRAIMAAIAARPDLMVRCSSEMPFYPGAQKVVEFVRSGAVGPMLEVEAAFLHSSDINPDKPINWKRMAGVNGDYGCMGDLGMHVLHVPLRLGWRPARVTASLVKRVETRPDGKGGRAACDTWDNATITCHVPDRAGDFPMVLKTWRIAPGEANTWSIRVLGMKGSAFFTTKSPRQWSYMRYEAGGAQGWVTEDLGYTPLFGAITGGIFEFGFTDAIQQMWAAFVDELAGGDAKGFPCATPDEAAAHHAVLTAALQAGVSGQSVGVVY; this is translated from the coding sequence ATGCGCGAGGTTCGGTTCGGCATCATTGGCTGCGGGTTGATGGGGCGGGAGTTTGCCTCTGCTGCCGCGCGCTGGATGCATCTGACGGGGATGAAGGCGCGGCCACGGATCGTGGCGGTTTGCGACACGAACCCCGCGTTGATGGGGTGGTTCACCGATGCGCTGGGGCCGGTGCAGGTGACGGCGGATTACCGGGAACTGCTGGCCAATCCCGAGGTGGAGGCGGTTTATTGCGCCGTGCCGCATGTGCTGCATGCCGAGATTTACCCCGCGATATTGGCGGCTGGGAAGCATCTGTTGGGGGAAAAGCCCTTTGGGATGGATCTGGCGCAGAACCGGGCGATCATGGCGGCCATCGCGGCGCGGCCCGATCTGATGGTGCGCTGTTCATCCGAGATGCCTTTTTATCCCGGTGCGCAGAAGGTGGTGGAGTTTGTCCGGTCCGGCGCGGTGGGGCCTATGTTGGAGGTGGAGGCGGCTTTCCTGCATTCTTCGGACATCAACCCCGATAAGCCCATCAATTGGAAGCGGATGGCGGGGGTGAATGGCGATTATGGCTGCATGGGTGATTTGGGGATGCATGTGCTGCATGTGCCGCTGCGCCTTGGCTGGCGGCCTGCGCGGGTGACGGCATCGCTGGTCAAGCGGGTGGAGACGCGGCCCGATGGCAAGGGCGGGCGTGCGGCTTGCGATACATGGGACAATGCGACGATCACTTGCCATGTGCCGGATCGGGCGGGCGATTTCCCCATGGTTCTGAAGACATGGCGGATTGCGCCGGGAGAGGCGAATACGTGGTCGATCCGGGTGCTGGGGATGAAGGGGTCGGCGTTCTTTACGACCAAGTCGCCACGGCAATGGTCCTATATGCGCTATGAGGCGGGCGGGGCGCAGGGCTGGGTGACCGAGGACCTTGGCTATACGCCTTTGTTCGGGGCGATCACGGGCGGGATTTTCGAGTTCGGCTTTACGGACGCCATCCAGCAGATGTGGGCGGCTTTTGTGGATGAGTTGGCGGGGGGCGATGCGAAGGGTTTTCCCTGCGCCACGCCAGACGAGGCTGCGGCGCATCATGCGGTGCTGACGGCGGCCTTGCAGGCGGGGGTGAGCGGGCAGTCGGTGGGGGTGGTCTATTGA
- a CDS encoding class I fructose-bisphosphate aldolase, translated as MKTARMNRLFAPSGMCFDVAIDHGMFNERSFLGGIEDMGRAIRTVAAARPDAIQLPPGTAPLLQAIPGKEKPALVLRTDIANVYGTPLPRALFSEVIDRAVEQGVVLDAACVVVNLLMLPDQPEVYRACLRNVNALKRECEIMGMPLMVEPLVMQDNAKGGYMVDGDIDKILPLVRQAAELGADIIKADPCAEVQEYHRVIEIAQGLPVLVRGGGRVSDAEILSRTAELMRQGARGIVYGRNVIQHPDPGGMTRALMAVVHEGASPEVALAMIGGA; from the coding sequence ATGAAAACCGCCCGGATGAACCGCCTTTTTGCCCCGTCGGGGATGTGTTTCGACGTGGCGATCGATCACGGGATGTTCAACGAGCGGAGCTTTCTGGGCGGGATCGAGGATATGGGGCGGGCGATCCGCACGGTGGCGGCGGCGCGGCCTGATGCGATCCAGCTGCCGCCGGGGACGGCGCCCTTGTTGCAGGCCATTCCGGGGAAGGAGAAGCCTGCGCTGGTGCTGCGGACGGATATTGCCAATGTCTATGGCACGCCTTTGCCGCGCGCGCTGTTTTCGGAGGTGATCGACCGGGCGGTGGAGCAGGGCGTGGTGCTGGATGCGGCCTGTGTTGTGGTGAACCTGCTGATGCTGCCTGATCAGCCCGAGGTCTATCGCGCCTGCCTGCGCAACGTGAATGCCCTGAAGCGGGAATGCGAGATCATGGGAATGCCCTTGATGGTGGAGCCTTTGGTCATGCAGGACAATGCCAAGGGCGGCTATATGGTGGATGGGGATATCGACAAGATTTTGCCCTTGGTCCGGCAGGCGGCGGAATTGGGGGCGGATATCATCAAGGCGGACCCGTGCGCGGAGGTGCAGGAGTATCATCGGGTGATCGAGATTGCCCAAGGCCTGCCCGTTCTGGTGCGGGGCGGGGGGCGGGTGTCGGATGCCGAAATCCTGTCGCGGACGGCGGAGTTGATGCGGCAGGGGGCGCGCGGCATCGTTTATGGGCGCAATGTGATCCAGCATCCCGATCCGGGCGGGATGACGCGGGCCTTGATGGCGGTGGTGCATGAGGGGGCGTCGCCTGAGGTCGCGCTTGCCATGATCGGGGGGGCGTGA
- a CDS encoding carbohydrate kinase family protein, giving the protein MTRPVSERRGIACAGNWIVDIVHTIEAWPAKSDLVRILDEVEGTGGGAANVMLSLAAFQAGLPLWAIGLVGMDRHAATVRWAVKGAGADGTHLAETERAPTAHTHVMNLPGDSRTFFYHPGTNDLLDEGDIAVEAVAEAGAKVFYLGYLNLLGRLDAVEAGSSGGARVLARARAAGMVTVADLVSTDREGFAETVAAALPHLDVLFLNEGEAARATGLPVTGPDDLDGVAAAAARLRLGGAGVVVVHTPALGLWLSGAGAVVVRPDPVPASDVVSPVGAGDAFAAGCLYGLHEGWGPEACLRLGHLAAAASLRGATATGAIPALPVLMGGQ; this is encoded by the coding sequence TTGACACGGCCCGTTTCGGAAAGGCGGGGCATCGCCTGCGCGGGGAACTGGATCGTGGACATTGTCCATACGATCGAGGCTTGGCCCGCGAAAAGCGATCTGGTGCGGATCTTGGACGAGGTGGAGGGGACCGGGGGCGGGGCGGCGAATGTGATGCTGTCGCTTGCGGCCTTTCAGGCGGGTTTGCCGCTTTGGGCCATCGGCTTGGTGGGGATGGACCGGCACGCCGCGACAGTGCGCTGGGCGGTGAAGGGGGCGGGGGCGGATGGCACCCATCTGGCCGAGACGGAGCGCGCGCCGACGGCCCATACCCATGTGATGAACCTGCCCGGGGACAGCCGGACGTTTTTCTACCATCCCGGCACGAATGACCTTCTGGATGAGGGCGATATCGCGGTGGAGGCTGTGGCAGAGGCGGGGGCGAAGGTGTTTTACCTTGGCTATCTGAACCTTTTGGGGCGGCTGGATGCGGTTGAGGCCGGGTCTTCGGGCGGCGCGCGGGTTCTGGCGCGGGCGCGGGCGGCGGGGATGGTGACGGTGGCCGATCTTGTATCGACCGACCGGGAGGGCTTTGCCGAGACGGTGGCGGCGGCGCTGCCGCATCTGGATGTGCTGTTTCTGAACGAGGGCGAGGCCGCGCGGGCGACGGGTTTGCCCGTGACGGGGCCGGATGATCTGGACGGGGTCGCGGCGGCGGCGGCGCGGTTGCGCCTGGGTGGTGCAGGCGTGGTGGTGGTGCATACGCCTGCGCTGGGGCTGTGGCTTTCGGGGGCAGGGGCGGTGGTGGTGCGGCCTGACCCTGTGCCTGCCTCGGACGTGGTGTCACCTGTCGGGGCAGGGGATGCCTTTGCGGCGGGTTGCCTTTACGGGCTGCACGAGGGGTGGGGGCCGGAGGCATGCCTGCGGCTGGGCCACCTTGCAGCGGCGGCGTCCCTGCGGGGGGCGACGGCGACGGGGGCGATCCCGGCGCTGCCTGTGTTGATGGGCGGTCAGTAG
- a CDS encoding enoyl-ACP reductase FabI, translating into MADLMKGKRGLIMGVANERSIAWGIAAAMAREGAELAFSYQGEAFGKRVAPLAASVGSDFLVDVDVTNDESLDACFAALKDRWGRMDFLVHAIAYSDKNELTGRFINTTRGNFTNSLAISCFSFIDVSRRAAELMPEGGTLITLTYGGSNRVTPNYNVMGVAKAALESSVRYLANDLGPQKIRVNAVSPGPMKTLAGAAIGGARATYRHTEANAPLRSNATLEAVGGTAVWLASDYGCFTTGEVVHVDGGYHVLGMPQQDNLGGPADKG; encoded by the coding sequence ATGGCTGATCTGATGAAGGGCAAGCGCGGCCTCATCATGGGCGTGGCAAACGAACGCTCCATCGCCTGGGGCATTGCCGCCGCCATGGCCCGCGAAGGCGCAGAACTCGCGTTTTCCTATCAGGGAGAGGCCTTTGGAAAACGCGTCGCCCCCCTCGCGGCCTCCGTCGGCTCCGACTTTCTCGTCGATGTGGATGTGACCAATGACGAAAGCCTCGACGCCTGCTTCGCCGCGCTGAAAGATCGCTGGGGACGGATGGATTTCCTCGTCCACGCCATCGCCTATTCCGACAAGAATGAGTTGACGGGACGCTTCATCAACACGACACGCGGCAATTTCACCAATTCGTTGGCCATTTCCTGCTTCAGCTTCATCGACGTGTCGCGCCGCGCGGCGGAACTGATGCCCGAAGGTGGCACGCTGATCACCCTCACCTATGGCGGCTCAAACCGCGTGACGCCCAATTACAACGTCATGGGCGTGGCCAAGGCGGCGTTGGAAAGCTCTGTCCGCTATCTCGCCAATGACCTCGGCCCACAGAAGATCCGCGTCAATGCCGTCTCTCCGGGTCCGATGAAGACGCTGGCAGGTGCGGCCATCGGCGGCGCCCGCGCCACCTACCGCCATACCGAGGCGAACGCCCCCCTCCGCTCCAACGCCACGCTGGAAGCCGTGGGCGGCACCGCCGTCTGGCTCGCCTCCGATTACGGCTGCTTCACCACGGGCGAAGTGGTGCATGTCGATGGCGGCTATCATGTGCTGGGGATGCCGCAGCAGGACAATCTCGGCGGCCCGGCCGACAAGGGCTGA
- the irrA gene encoding iron response transcriptional regulator IrrA, giving the protein MDDGMTLTAQDRGTDWLARGGLRPTRQRLALAALLVGDGEDRHVTAESLYALAEQSGEKVSLATVYNTLRAFCEAGLMNEVVVDGSKSYFDTRMDDHPHFYWEDSATLTDAPAEDLRIEGLPAAPEGMQVARVDVVIRLKRA; this is encoded by the coding sequence ATGGACGACGGCATGACGCTGACGGCACAGGATCGCGGGACGGATTGGCTGGCGCGGGGAGGGCTTCGCCCGACACGGCAGCGGCTGGCCTTGGCCGCGCTGCTGGTGGGCGATGGCGAGGATCGGCATGTGACGGCGGAAAGCCTTTACGCGCTGGCCGAGCAGTCGGGCGAGAAGGTGTCTCTTGCCACGGTCTATAACACGCTGCGCGCCTTTTGCGAGGCGGGGTTGATGAACGAGGTCGTGGTGGATGGGTCGAAAAGCTATTTCGACACACGGATGGATGATCATCCGCATTTCTATTGGGAAGACAGTGCCACGCTGACCGATGCCCCGGCCGAGGATCTGCGGATCGAGGGCCTGCCTGCCGCGCCTGAGGGGATGCAGGTGGCGCGGGTCGATGTGGTGATCCGGCTGAAGCGCGCCTGA
- the fabB gene encoding beta-ketoacyl-ACP synthase I, producing MRRVVITGIGIVSPIGNTAAEVEASLRAGKSGIVFAPEYAERGFRSQVHGQPNIVLEDHIDKRDLRFMGDGAAYNFIAMDQAIKDSGLEEKDISNDRTGIIVGSGGPSTKSFFKAHNVVRETGSPKRIGPFGVTKGMSSTTSACLATPFKIKGVNYSITSACSTSAHCIGNGAELIQFGKQDIVFAGGGEELDWTLSCLFDAMGAMSSKYNDAPATASRTYDATRDGFVIAGGGGVVVLEELNHALARGAKIYAEVTGYGATSDGYDMVAPSGEGGERSMRLALSTLPQGRKIDYINSHGTSTPVGDVTEMEAIRRVFGKGSTPPVASTKSLTGHSLGATGVHEAIYSLLMMNGNFIAASANVTTLDPALDPSEIVTTMRDGVNIDGVLSNSFGFGGTNATLVMSKYLG from the coding sequence ATGCGTCGCGTCGTCATCACCGGGATCGGCATCGTCTCACCCATCGGCAATACCGCGGCCGAGGTAGAGGCCTCGCTCCGCGCGGGCAAATCCGGCATCGTCTTCGCCCCCGAATATGCCGAGCGTGGCTTCCGCTCACAGGTCCACGGCCAGCCCAATATCGTGCTGGAAGACCATATCGACAAACGCGACCTGCGCTTCATGGGCGATGGCGCGGCCTATAACTTCATCGCCATGGATCAGGCGATCAAGGACTCGGGGCTGGAAGAAAAAGACATCTCCAACGACCGCACTGGCATCATCGTGGGGTCCGGTGGCCCCTCGACAAAATCCTTCTTCAAGGCCCATAACGTGGTGCGCGAAACCGGCAGCCCCAAAAGGATCGGCCCTTTCGGCGTCACCAAGGGCATGTCCTCGACCACCTCCGCCTGCCTTGCGACCCCGTTCAAGATCAAGGGCGTCAACTACTCCATCACGTCCGCCTGTTCCACCTCGGCCCATTGCATCGGCAATGGCGCGGAACTCATCCAATTCGGCAAGCAGGACATCGTCTTCGCCGGCGGCGGTGAGGAACTGGATTGGACGCTCTCCTGCCTCTTCGACGCCATGGGGGCCATGTCCTCGAAATACAACGACGCCCCCGCAACCGCCTCGCGCACCTATGACGCCACGCGCGACGGTTTCGTGATCGCGGGCGGCGGCGGCGTGGTCGTCCTCGAAGAACTGAACCACGCCCTTGCCCGTGGCGCCAAGATCTATGCCGAAGTCACCGGCTACGGCGCCACCTCCGATGGCTATGACATGGTCGCCCCCTCCGGTGAGGGCGGCGAACGCTCCATGCGCCTTGCCCTCTCCACCCTGCCGCAGGGCCGCAAGATCGACTATATCAACTCCCACGGCACCAGCACCCCGGTCGGCGACGTGACCGAGATGGAGGCGATCCGCCGCGTCTTTGGCAAGGGCTCCACGCCCCCCGTCGCCTCGACCAAATCCCTCACCGGCCACTCCCTCGGCGCAACGGGCGTGCATGAGGCGATCTATTCCCTCCTCATGATGAACGGCAATTTCATCGCGGCCTCGGCCAATGTCACCACCCTCGACCCCGCGCTCGATCCGTCGGAAATCGTGACCACCATGCGCGATGGCGTGAATATCGACGGGGTCCTGTCTAACAGCTTCGGCTTCGGCGGCACCAACGCCACCTTGGTGATGAGCAAGTATCTCGGCTGA
- a CDS encoding fasciclin domain-containing protein produces MFKTTFRTLALTALLAAPAVAQDNPMVGGAPMFADKNIVENAVNSADHTTLVAAVQAAGLVETLQSAGPFTVFAPVNDAFAALPEGTVDTLLKPENKDLLVKVLTAHVVAGKLSGAEIMRRARNSADGFYHMQTVSGDALSAQVKGRNLYLIDESGNASRVTIADVNQSNGVIHVVNAVLVPK; encoded by the coding sequence ATGTTCAAAACCACCTTCCGCACCCTCGCCCTCACCGCCCTGCTCGCCGCGCCGGCAGTTGCCCAAGACAATCCGATGGTGGGCGGTGCCCCCATGTTCGCAGACAAGAACATTGTCGAAAACGCCGTGAACTCGGCCGATCACACCACCCTCGTCGCCGCCGTACAGGCCGCAGGTCTGGTCGAAACGCTGCAATCTGCAGGCCCCTTCACCGTCTTCGCCCCGGTGAACGACGCCTTCGCCGCCCTGCCGGAAGGCACCGTCGACACCCTGCTCAAGCCGGAAAACAAGGACCTGCTGGTCAAGGTCCTGACCGCCCATGTCGTCGCGGGCAAATTGTCGGGTGCAGAGATCATGCGCCGCGCCCGCAATTCCGCAGACGGTTTCTACCACATGCAAACCGTCTCGGGGGACGCGCTCTCGGCGCAGGTGAAGGGCCGCAACCTCTATCTCATCGACGAAAGCGGCAATGCGTCACGGGTGACCATCGCCGACGTGAACCAGTCGAACGGTGTCATCCACGTCGTGAACGCGGTCCTCGTCCCGAAGTGA
- a CDS encoding GFA family protein, with the protein MDRVTGGCLCGAVRVVAEGEPLRVGLCHCMDCRKHHGAVFHASAIYAEGRVAVTGKVGEYRGRCFCPVCGSSVFSRSPGEVEVHLGALDEVGVFAPSYELWTVRREGWLPEFPGMVAYVGDRE; encoded by the coding sequence ATGGACCGGGTGACGGGCGGGTGTCTGTGCGGCGCGGTGCGGGTCGTGGCGGAGGGTGAACCGTTGCGGGTGGGGCTGTGCCATTGCATGGACTGCCGCAAGCATCATGGGGCGGTGTTCCATGCCTCGGCGATCTATGCGGAGGGGCGCGTCGCGGTGACGGGAAAGGTGGGGGAGTATCGGGGGCGGTGCTTTTGCCCGGTCTGCGGATCGTCGGTCTTTTCGCGCAGCCCCGGCGAGGTGGAGGTGCATCTGGGGGCGCTGGACGAGGTGGGGGTTTTTGCACCGTCGTATGAATTGTGGACTGTGCGGCGGGAGGGGTGGTTGCCGGAGTTTCCGGGGATGGTGGCGTATGTGGGGGATCGGGAGTAG